A single Pseudomonas putida DNA region contains:
- a CDS encoding glutamate/aspartate ABC transporter substrate-binding protein, protein MRIVRQLLGAAIAAAVIASPAMAEELTGTLKKIKDSGTITLGHRDSSIPFSYLAGKPEPVGYSHDIQLAVVDALKKQLGTDIKVKYNLVTSQTRIPLVQNGTVDLECGSTTNNVERQQQVGFSVGIFEVGTRLLTKVKDGQPSYKDFPDLAGKNVVTTAGTTSERILKAMNADKQMKMNVISAKDHGEAFNMLESGRAVAFMMDDALLAGEMAKARNPKDWVITGTPQSYEIYGCMVRKDDAAFKKAVDDAIVGYFKSGEVNKSYDKWFTQPIPPKGLNLNFQMSDELKKLIAEPTDKAADEKKS, encoded by the coding sequence ATGCGTATCGTTCGTCAATTGCTGGGCGCCGCCATCGCGGCCGCTGTCATCGCTTCGCCCGCCATGGCCGAGGAGCTGACCGGCACCCTGAAGAAGATCAAGGATTCGGGCACCATCACCCTGGGGCACCGAGACTCCTCCATTCCATTTTCCTACCTGGCAGGCAAGCCGGAACCTGTGGGCTACTCCCACGACATCCAGCTGGCCGTGGTCGACGCCCTGAAGAAGCAACTGGGCACCGACATCAAGGTCAAGTACAACCTGGTCACCTCCCAGACCCGCATCCCGCTGGTGCAGAACGGCACCGTGGACCTGGAGTGCGGCTCCACCACCAACAACGTCGAACGCCAGCAGCAAGTCGGCTTCTCGGTCGGTATCTTTGAAGTCGGTACCCGCCTGCTGACCAAGGTCAAGGACGGTCAGCCTTCCTACAAGGACTTCCCGGACCTGGCTGGCAAGAACGTGGTAACCACCGCCGGTACCACCTCCGAGCGCATCCTCAAGGCGATGAACGCCGACAAGCAGATGAAGATGAACGTGATTTCCGCCAAGGACCACGGTGAAGCCTTCAACATGCTCGAAAGCGGCCGCGCCGTGGCCTTCATGATGGACGACGCCCTGCTCGCTGGCGAAATGGCCAAGGCCCGCAATCCTAAAGACTGGGTCATTACCGGTACTCCACAGTCGTACGAAATCTACGGCTGCATGGTGCGCAAGGATGACGCGGCATTCAAGAAAGCGGTCGATGACGCCATCGTTGGCTACTTCAAGTCGGGCGAAGTCAACAAGAGCTACGACAAGTGGTTCACCCAGCCAATCCCGCCAAAAGGCCTCAATCTGAACTTCCAGATGAGCGACGAGCTGAAGAAACTGATCGCCGAGCCGACCGACAAGGCCGCGGACGAGAAGAAGTCCTGA